A stretch of Oncorhynchus mykiss isolate Arlee chromosome 14, USDA_OmykA_1.1, whole genome shotgun sequence DNA encodes these proteins:
- the LOC110488543 gene encoding SLIT and NTRK-like protein 4, protein MHRLKSEPTAILTSEWEQCLSIKKPHLQTLKVTKWFSGGFIKGKMLLLVLLAFSVSNTFSDLDSDLSAETCSACSCMSIENVLYVNCEKITVYRPTQLLPPVSSLYHLNFQNNLLIILYPNSFLNFTHAVSLQLGNNKLQNIEGGAFYGLSSLKQLHLNNNELKVLRADTFYGIENLEYLQADYNLIKYIEKGSFNKLHRLKVLILNDNLVQILPDNIFRFASLTHLDIRGNRIQKLPYLGVLEHIGRIVELQLDDNPWNCTCDLLPLKAWLENMPYNIFIGEAICETPSDLYGRLLKETNKQELCPMGTGSDFDVRMPPSQPDNGQTTTDTAPTTIPPITTNPSKMYGNGIVGLPGLNKHIPIMSYQTRTPPLSCPQPCTCKAHPSDFGIGVSCQERSIHNLADLIPKPPNAKKLHLSGNYIQDISPVDFQGFEGLDLLHLGSNQIVTVQKGVFANLTNLRRLYLNGNQLEQLHPEMFLGLSNLQYLYLEYNAIKEVLAETFDSMPNLQLLYLNNNVLRSLPAYIFASVSLARLNLKNNHFMTLPVSGVLDQLRSLTQIDLEGNPWECSCDLVALKLWLEKLNDGVAAKEIKCASPVQFSNIELRLLKNEILCPKLIARSPFILTSAIPVVNSLSPASVGKAPPGGPVPLSIMILSILVVLILTVFVAFCLLVFVLRRNKKPPGRQEGMGNQECGSMQLTLRRHNKSSKKDDLGGETFIPQTIEHMSKSHTCSIRDSESGFRFADSQRQKIIMRNSTDQDKDSLSPLDPRNKRLSTIDELDEFLPRESNMFIQNFLDSKRLDFNSIGVSGFEIRYPEKPHDKNMKKSLIGGNHSKIVVEQRKNEYYELKAKLQGTPDYLQVLEEQTQMSKM, encoded by the exons ATGCATAGGCTGAAATCTGAGCCCACTGCGATTCTGACGTCTGAATGGGAGCAATGTCTGTCTATCAAGAAACCACATTTACAAACGCTTAAG GTTACTAAATGGTTTTCTGGGGGATTTATAAAAGGCAAAATGCTGCTTCTAGTTCTTTTGGCCTTTTCCGTATCGAATACGTTTTCTGACTTGGATTCTGACCTCTCAGCGGAGACTTGCAGCGCCTGTTCTTGCATGTCCATCGAGAACGTCCTCTATGTGAACTGTGAGAAAATAACTGTGTACAGACCTACTCAGCTGCTGCCCCCGGTCTCTAGCCTCTATCATTTGAATTTCCAAAATAACCTATTGATCATCCTTTACCCCAATTCCTTTCTCAATTTCACACACGCAGTCTCTCTTCAACTGGGAAACAACAAATTACAGAACATCGAGGGAGGGGCCTTTTATGGCCTTAGTTCATTGAAACAGCTGCACTTAAATAACAATGAATTAAAAGTGCTCCGAGCTGACACTTTCTATGGGATCGAAAACTTGGAATACCTCCAGGCTGACTACAATTTGATCAAGTATATTGAAAAAGGATCATTCAACAAATTGCATAGGCTGAAAGTTCTCATCCTAAATGACAATCTCGTTCAGATCCTTCCTGATAATATTTTTCGCTTTGCCTCCCTTACACATTTGGATATAAGAGGAAACAGGATTCAGAAGCTACCATATCTTGGAGTTTTGGAACACATTGGACGTATAGTGGAATTGCAGCTCGATGACAACCCATGGAATTGCACTTGTGATTTGTTACCCTTGAAAGCTTGGTTGGAGAACATGCCCTATAACATTTTTATTGGGGAGGCTATATGTGAAACCCCTAGTGACCTGTATGGACGCCTGTtgaaagaaacaaacaaacaggaaCTGTGTCCCATGGGAACAGGTAGTGACTTTGACGTAAGGATGCCCCCTTCACAGCCAGATAATGGCCAAACAACAACCGACACTGCACCCACTACGATACCCCCCATAACAACAAACCCATCTAAAATGTATGGTAACGGGATTGTTGGTTTACCTGGTTTGAATAAACATATTCCAATTATGTCCTATCAAACAAGAACCCCACCTCTCTCGTGCCCACAGCCTTGCACGTGCAAAGCTCATCCCTCAGACTTTGGCATTGGTGTGAGTTGCCAAGAGAGAAGTATACACAATCTAGCAGATCTCATTCCCAAACCACCAAATGCCAAGAAGCTACACCTGAGTGGTAATTATATACAAGATATCAGTCCAGTTGATTTCCAAGGCTTTGAGGGTTTAGATTTATTACATCTGGGCAGCAATCAAATAGTCACAGTTCAAAAAGGTGTCTTTGCAAATCTGACCAACCTCCGTAGGCTTTATCTCAATGGAAACCAACTAGAGCAGCTGCATCCTGAGATGTTCCTTGGGCTCAGTAACCTCCAATACTTGTACTTGGAATACAATGCCATAAAAGAGGTGTTAGCAGAGACCTTTGACTCCATGCCAAATCTGCAGTTGTTGTATCTGAACAATAATGTGCTAAGGAGCCTCCCTGCCTATATCTTTGCTAGCGTTTCCTTGGCTAGGCTAAATCTTAAGAACAACCATTTCATGACTCTGCCTGTGAGTGGCGTCCTAGACCAGCTGAGGTCTCTCACTCAGATTGATCTGGAAGGCAATCCATGGGAATGCTCCTGTGATTTAGTGGCTCTGAAACTTTGGCTGGAGAAGCTGAATGATGGAGTGGCTGCGAAGGAGATCAAATGTGCATCCCCAGTGCAGTTTTCCAATATAGAGTTAAGGCTGCTGAAAAATGAGATCCTATGCCCCAAACTCATAGCTAGGTCCCCTTTCATCCTGACCAGTGCTATTCCGGTGGTGAACTCCTTGTCCCCAGCAAGTGTGGGCAAAGCCCCTCCGGGAGGTCCAGTTCCCCTATCCATCATGATCCTCAGTATCCTGGTGGTGCTCATCCTCACAGTATTTGTTGCTTTCTGCCTCTTGGTGTTTGTGCTTAGGCGCAATAAAAAGCCACCAGGACGCCAGGAGGGCATGGGGAATCAGGAGTGTGGCTCCATGCAACTCACGCTCAGAAGACACAACAAATCTAGCAAGAAAGATGACCTGGGAGGGGAGACGTTCATCCCCCAAACTATTGAGCATATGAGCAAGAGCCACACCTGTTCGATTAGAGACTCTGAGTCAGGCTTTAGATTTGCTGACTCTCAGAGACAGAAAATAATAATGCGCAACAGCACTGACCAAGACAAGGACTCACTGTCCCCCCTGGACCCCCGAAATAAGAGACTGAGCACCATTGATGAGCTGGATGAGTTCCTGCCGAGAGAATCCAACATGTTCATTCAAAACTTTTTAGACAGTAAAAGGCTGGATTTCAACAGTATAGGGGTGAGTGGGTTTGAGATCCGTTACCCAGAGAAACCACATGACAAAAATATGAAAAAGTCACTAATAGGGGGCAACCATAGTAAGATAGTAGTGGAGCAAAGGAAAAACGAGTATTATGAACTTAAAGCAAAACTTCAAGGTACACCTGACTACCTTCAAGTTCTGGAGGAACAGACTCAAATGAGTAAAATGTAG